In one window of Desulforhabdus amnigena DNA:
- a CDS encoding DUF4198 domain-containing protein, translating to MSLRRSLYSLSVFALLALASPAWAHFGALIPSDDIVTQEDPKTITIEAKFIHPLEMHYMEMQKPKRFGVLARGKTEDLLNTLQSAQGKGPDQDRTFEFWKTTYTIKRPGDYTFFVEPAPYWEPAEDKFIVHYTKVCVDALGLEEGWDTPVGLETEINPLTRPYGLWTGNVFTGRVLLKGKPVPNAEVEIEYLNEAAGDKGVVKAPSDPYVTQVVKADRNGVFTYAMPRAGWWGFAALSDAPWKLKKDGVPKSVEIGAVYWVHTIDMP from the coding sequence ATGTCACTAAGGCGGTCATTGTATTCTTTGAGTGTTTTTGCTCTACTGGCGCTTGCTTCCCCTGCGTGGGCTCATTTTGGAGCGCTCATCCCCTCGGATGACATCGTCACCCAGGAAGATCCCAAGACCATCACGATCGAAGCAAAATTCATCCATCCCCTGGAAATGCATTATATGGAAATGCAAAAGCCGAAACGCTTCGGAGTCCTTGCCAGGGGAAAAACGGAAGATCTTCTCAATACGCTGCAGAGCGCTCAGGGAAAAGGCCCCGATCAGGACCGCACCTTTGAATTCTGGAAAACCACTTACACCATCAAGAGGCCCGGAGACTACACTTTCTTTGTAGAGCCCGCTCCCTACTGGGAACCTGCCGAAGACAAATTCATCGTTCACTACACCAAGGTCTGCGTGGATGCGCTGGGACTGGAGGAAGGCTGGGACACGCCCGTGGGGCTCGAGACGGAAATCAATCCCCTCACCCGTCCTTATGGGCTCTGGACCGGGAACGTTTTCACCGGCCGGGTCCTCTTGAAAGGAAAACCCGTGCCCAATGCGGAAGTCGAAATCGAATATCTCAATGAAGCCGCGGGAGACAAGGGTGTCGTCAAGGCCCCGTCCGACCCTTATGTCACCCAGGTGGTCAAAGCCGACCGAAACGGGGTGTTTACCTATGCCATGCCGAGAGCCGGCTGGTGGGGTTTTGCCGCCCTCAGTGACGCGCCCTGGAAGCTCAAGAAAGACGGTGTCCCCAAGTCGGTGGAAATCGGCGCGGTCTACTGGGTTCATACCATCGACATGCCCTGA
- the bzaB gene encoding B12 lower ligand biosynthesis ThiC-like protein BzaB has translation MTQVLAARAGRITPEMEMVAHRENVDIEFIQAGVASGSIVIPKNIRRKAFTCCGIGQGLRVKVNTLIGTSSDRDDIRMEARKLAVAQDAGADAVMDLSTGGDIDGVRRQTLAQATVAVGSVPIYQCAIEAIEKRGSVVAMTADDMFAAIERQAAEGVDFMAIHSALNFEVIERLKTTGRVTDVVSRGGAFLTGWMLHNDKENPLYEQFDRLLEILKRYDVTLSLGDAIRPGATADSLDGAQLQGMIIGGELVARAHAAGVQVMVEGPGHVPMHHVRATMLLQKRLCNGAPYFVLGTLATDIAPGYDHITSAIGGAIAGAAGADFICNVTPAEHLGLPTEQDVRDGIIAARIAAHAADLARGNRQALSKDLQMARARVALNLDRQIGLSIDPEKMKANGANRDGGHCCAVCGPQCAAQVAARYFGIA, from the coding sequence ATGACTCAGGTGCTGGCGGCCCGTGCGGGCAGAATCACTCCCGAAATGGAAATGGTGGCTCACAGGGAGAATGTGGATATCGAGTTTATACAGGCTGGAGTGGCTTCGGGGAGCATCGTCATTCCCAAAAACATCAGGCGAAAAGCATTCACCTGCTGCGGTATCGGACAGGGTTTGAGGGTTAAAGTGAACACCCTGATCGGTACCTCCAGCGATCGGGACGACATCCGGATGGAAGCCCGCAAGCTTGCCGTCGCGCAGGATGCGGGGGCCGATGCCGTGATGGATTTGAGCACCGGCGGGGATATCGACGGCGTGCGGCGGCAGACGCTGGCGCAGGCAACGGTTGCCGTCGGAAGCGTACCCATCTACCAGTGCGCCATCGAGGCCATCGAAAAGCGGGGAAGCGTGGTGGCCATGACGGCGGACGATATGTTCGCGGCCATCGAGAGGCAGGCGGCGGAAGGTGTGGACTTCATGGCGATCCACTCCGCTTTGAACTTCGAGGTCATCGAGCGCCTCAAGACCACCGGGCGGGTCACGGACGTGGTCAGCCGGGGTGGAGCTTTCCTCACGGGCTGGATGCTGCACAACGATAAGGAAAACCCCTTGTATGAGCAATTTGACCGGTTGCTCGAGATCCTGAAGCGCTACGACGTGACATTGAGCCTGGGAGACGCCATCCGGCCCGGTGCGACGGCGGATTCCCTCGATGGAGCGCAGCTGCAGGGGATGATCATTGGCGGTGAGCTGGTGGCGAGAGCTCATGCGGCCGGAGTCCAGGTCATGGTGGAGGGACCGGGGCATGTCCCCATGCACCATGTCCGGGCAACCATGCTGCTGCAGAAGCGTTTGTGCAACGGCGCACCCTATTTTGTCCTGGGAACACTGGCCACCGATATCGCCCCCGGATACGATCACATCACTTCGGCCATCGGCGGCGCCATAGCCGGTGCGGCCGGTGCCGATTTCATCTGCAATGTCACACCGGCGGAACATCTCGGGCTGCCCACGGAACAGGATGTCAGGGATGGGATCATCGCCGCCCGCATCGCCGCCCACGCGGCGGACCTGGCCAGAGGCAACAGGCAGGCTCTCTCGAAGGACCTGCAGATGGCCCGGGCCCGGGTGGCCCTGAACCTGGACCGGCAAATCGGCCTTTCCATCGATCCCGAAAAGATGAAAGCGAACGGCGCAAACAGGGACGGCGGCCATTGCTGTGCCGTTTGCGGCCCCCAGTGCGCGGCGCAGGTCGCAGCCCGGTATTTCGGCATCGCCTGA
- the cbiQ gene encoding cobalt ECF transporter T component CbiQ: protein MPPAIHVIEVSATVLVPVLAGLVLLWFLSRWLLKSLSSVKDLPEGEKGRDWSIPPLDSQAHGDSPFHRWDPRIKIVALLFFMFCAASLTRPFWAFIAIVWGALSVATARIPFRYPLKRLTAMAGFLGMFLVMMPLTVSTKSGDTLLVLGGLTSVPLNLRGFALALLICLKASAIALLVEPLLATSPFPVTMQALAGLRVPRTVCQMLMLAYRYIFVFQEEVVRMNKGMNARGFTKRTDMETLRTIGNFLGMLLVRSFERTQRVYEAMLARGYTGVMVGDFEFHAQRQDWAKGAFWFAAGLALIVADRFTVLPDLTAFFLM from the coding sequence ATGCCCCCTGCGATTCATGTCATCGAGGTATCAGCCACAGTCCTTGTGCCGGTTCTGGCCGGCCTTGTCCTGCTTTGGTTTCTTTCCAGGTGGCTGCTGAAGTCCCTCTCCTCCGTCAAGGACTTGCCGGAAGGGGAAAAGGGGAGGGATTGGAGCATCCCTCCCCTTGATTCCCAAGCCCACGGGGATTCCCCCTTCCACCGCTGGGACCCGAGGATCAAGATCGTTGCCCTCCTTTTCTTTATGTTTTGCGCAGCTTCCCTCACGCGTCCGTTCTGGGCTTTCATCGCCATCGTCTGGGGAGCGCTCTCCGTAGCGACGGCCCGCATTCCCTTCCGCTATCCCCTGAAGCGGCTTACCGCCATGGCGGGCTTTCTCGGGATGTTTTTGGTGATGATGCCCCTTACCGTTTCCACGAAAAGCGGGGATACCCTTCTGGTTTTAGGCGGACTGACTTCGGTCCCCCTCAACTTGAGAGGTTTTGCACTTGCCCTTCTCATCTGCCTGAAAGCCTCCGCCATTGCCCTTCTGGTGGAACCACTTCTCGCCACTTCCCCCTTTCCCGTCACCATGCAGGCCCTGGCCGGCCTGCGAGTCCCCCGGACCGTCTGCCAGATGCTCATGCTCGCCTATCGCTACATCTTTGTCTTTCAGGAGGAAGTGGTTCGCATGAACAAAGGCATGAACGCGCGGGGTTTCACCAAAAGGACGGATATGGAAACCCTGCGCACCATCGGGAACTTCCTGGGCATGCTCCTCGTGCGAAGCTTCGAGCGTACTCAACGGGTTTATGAGGCCATGCTGGCCCGCGGTTACACGGGGGTTATGGTGGGGGACTTTGAGTTTCACGCACAAAGGCAGGATTGGGCCAAGGGCGCCTTTTGGTTTGCTGCCGGGCTTGCATTGATCGTCGCGGATCGCTTCACCGTTTTGCCGGATCTCACGGCTTTTTTTCTAATGTGA
- the cobT gene encoding nicotinate-nucleotide--dimethylbenzimidazole phosphoribosyltransferase, which produces MGSILQTTLEGIKPLSADWRLKARKHLDNLAIPQGSLGDLLGLAEQLAAVKESLRPSVTSKAVVTMAADHGVVEEGVSAFPREVTPQMVANFVAGGAAINVLAGVVGARVVVVDMGVGSDLDRSFEGKVLFRKVDYGTRNMVQGPAMSREQAVKSLETGIEIAGRLVREGVELLATGDMGIGNTTPSSAILAAFSGYPVREVTGRGTGIGDDALENKIRVIEKALDVNSPDPADPVDVLAKVGGFEIGGIAGLILGAARHKVPVLVDGFISSAGALLAKRLAPPSLDYMIAAHQSLESGHRLMLEELGLKPLLNLNLRLGEGTGAALAMNIVESAAQVINKMLTFEDAGVSRKS; this is translated from the coding sequence ATGGGATCGATACTTCAGACTACTTTGGAGGGAATAAAACCCTTGAGCGCCGACTGGCGTCTAAAGGCCAGGAAACATTTGGATAACCTGGCCATTCCCCAGGGAAGCCTGGGAGATCTTTTGGGTCTGGCGGAACAGCTGGCGGCCGTCAAGGAGAGCCTCCGGCCGTCCGTCACGAGCAAAGCGGTGGTGACCATGGCTGCGGATCATGGGGTGGTGGAGGAGGGCGTGAGCGCCTTTCCACGGGAGGTGACCCCCCAGATGGTGGCGAACTTCGTAGCCGGGGGGGCGGCCATCAACGTTTTGGCAGGGGTCGTGGGGGCCCGCGTGGTGGTTGTGGACATGGGGGTTGGCAGCGATCTGGACAGGTCGTTTGAAGGAAAAGTCCTCTTCCGCAAGGTGGACTATGGTACGCGCAATATGGTTCAGGGCCCGGCCATGAGCCGCGAGCAGGCCGTGAAGTCCCTCGAGACCGGCATCGAGATCGCCGGTCGCCTGGTTCGAGAAGGCGTTGAACTGCTCGCCACCGGAGACATGGGCATAGGCAACACGACGCCGAGTAGCGCCATCCTTGCGGCCTTTTCCGGGTACCCGGTCCGGGAAGTCACCGGAAGGGGGACGGGAATCGGCGACGATGCCCTCGAAAATAAAATCCGCGTCATAGAAAAGGCCCTGGATGTGAACAGCCCCGACCCCGCCGACCCCGTGGATGTTCTGGCCAAAGTGGGCGGATTCGAGATCGGCGGCATTGCCGGCCTGATCCTGGGGGCCGCCCGCCACAAGGTGCCCGTTTTGGTGGATGGCTTCATCTCCTCGGCGGGGGCCTTGCTGGCCAAAAGGCTGGCTCCCCCTTCCCTGGACTACATGATCGCCGCCCATCAGTCCCTGGAATCCGGGCACCGGTTGATGCTGGAGGAACTGGGCCTGAAGCCTCTGTTGAATCTGAACCTCCGGTTGGGAGAGGGAACCGGGGCGGCCCTGGCCATGAATATCGTGGAATCCGCGGCGCAGGTGATCAACAAGATGCTCACCTTCGAGGATGCTGGGGTGAGCAGAAAATCTTGA
- a CDS encoding class I SAM-dependent methyltransferase, translating into MRHLPFLEHDSRESGAQYLEDLATGYWFSEALFTAVELDVFSRLDPGGSSAAQMAQLLECDAPAVERFLDALCAMGLATYNGGFYYNTPIASNYLVKGKEGYQGNSILWRRYLAAPWGNLKGSLKAGGRVPDSVAREPGQLARRIRSYIRAMDDVARIKIREILPLFGPVSGNILDVGAGSGAVSAGFLERFPGAVATLLDLPDVLDCAVELLRPRKLEDRMTFCPANILEPWPVSEGAFDLVVLSNVLHAYAQTEAVHLLDEARRCLTSDGFLVVHDFFREHRPQKAALFDLNMLLNTYNGKVFAAEWVREQLTGKGLHVTDLIALGSDTGVIVASRDAEKLAGLRLAVPEIVL; encoded by the coding sequence ATGAGACATCTGCCGTTTTTGGAACATGACTCCCGGGAGAGCGGTGCGCAGTATCTGGAGGATCTGGCTACGGGATACTGGTTTTCGGAAGCGCTTTTCACCGCGGTGGAGCTGGATGTCTTTTCCCGGCTCGATCCAGGGGGAAGCTCCGCCGCTCAAATGGCGCAGCTGCTGGAATGCGATGCCCCGGCAGTGGAGCGCTTTCTCGATGCGCTTTGCGCCATGGGTCTGGCAACCTATAATGGCGGGTTCTATTACAACACCCCAATCGCTTCAAACTACCTCGTCAAAGGGAAGGAAGGCTACCAGGGAAATTCCATCCTCTGGCGCAGGTACCTTGCCGCTCCCTGGGGGAACCTGAAGGGCTCTCTCAAGGCCGGCGGAAGAGTCCCCGACTCCGTTGCCCGGGAACCCGGGCAGCTCGCTAGGCGCATCCGCAGCTACATCCGCGCCATGGATGATGTCGCCCGGATCAAGATCCGGGAGATTCTGCCGCTTTTCGGCCCTGTTTCGGGAAATATCCTGGATGTGGGAGCGGGTTCCGGGGCCGTATCGGCCGGTTTCCTGGAGCGTTTTCCCGGCGCCGTGGCGACCCTGCTCGATTTGCCGGACGTACTGGATTGTGCCGTCGAATTGCTGCGCCCGAGGAAGCTGGAAGATCGAATGACTTTTTGCCCGGCCAATATCCTGGAGCCCTGGCCGGTGAGCGAAGGGGCCTTCGATCTCGTGGTCCTCTCCAATGTGCTCCACGCCTATGCGCAGACCGAGGCCGTCCATCTGCTGGATGAAGCCCGGCGATGCCTCACTTCCGACGGCTTCCTGGTCGTCCACGACTTTTTCCGGGAGCATCGTCCCCAGAAGGCCGCCCTTTTTGACTTGAACATGCTGCTCAATACTTACAACGGGAAGGTTTTTGCCGCCGAGTGGGTGCGTGAGCAGCTCACGGGCAAAGGACTTCACGTCACGGATCTCATTGCCCTCGGCTCGGACACGGGTGTGATCGTCGCCTCCAGGGATGCAGAAAAGCTGGCCGGGCTCCGCCTGGCAGTTCCTGAAATCGTCCTTTGA
- the thiC gene encoding phosphomethylpyrimidine synthase ThiC yields MNQLSEALNGKITPEMEQVAEKEGISPERVRQGVAEGTLVIPRNNRRSGMIPLGIGAGLRTKVSASVGLYGSGASVGVEVEKIRAAVDAGADSIMDLSVSGDIDAMRRQTLAVTPTPVGTLPLYQAIAEAAAKHTSPVHMTVEDLFEVIERQAADGVDFLALHCGTTMDIVQRAKNEGRIDPLVSYGGSHLIGWMIHNQRENPLYEHYDRVLEIARKYDVTVSLADGMRPGCVADSLDGAQVHELVVLGELVRRAREAGVQIMVKGPGHVPLNHIEATMTLQKSLCRGAPYFVFGPLVTDIAAGYDHINGAIGGAIAAWAGADIICYVTAAEHIGIPDVAQVREGVIAARIGAHAADLARGLEGAAQWDLRLSRARKELDWEAQLALAIDPERARELRRQRSEESSSACAMCGKYCAMKVVSRYLGTSERSC; encoded by the coding sequence ATGAATCAGTTGAGTGAAGCTCTTAATGGAAAAATCACGCCGGAAATGGAACAGGTGGCGGAAAAAGAGGGAATTTCTCCCGAACGGGTAAGGCAAGGTGTTGCAGAGGGCACGCTGGTCATACCCCGAAACAATCGGCGGAGCGGCATGATCCCCTTGGGGATAGGCGCAGGGCTGAGGACCAAGGTGAGCGCCAGTGTGGGTCTTTACGGATCCGGTGCAAGCGTTGGTGTCGAAGTCGAAAAAATCAGGGCGGCCGTTGACGCCGGTGCGGATTCCATCATGGATTTGAGCGTCAGCGGAGATATCGACGCCATGCGGCGCCAAACCCTCGCGGTCACCCCCACACCCGTGGGAACGCTTCCCCTCTATCAGGCCATCGCGGAAGCGGCGGCAAAACATACGTCCCCGGTGCACATGACGGTTGAGGATCTTTTTGAGGTGATCGAGCGCCAGGCAGCAGATGGGGTCGACTTTCTGGCGCTGCACTGCGGCACGACCATGGACATCGTGCAACGGGCCAAAAACGAAGGCAGGATAGACCCCCTGGTGAGCTACGGCGGTTCCCATCTCATCGGATGGATGATCCACAACCAGCGGGAAAACCCGCTCTATGAGCACTATGACCGTGTCCTGGAAATAGCCCGGAAATACGATGTCACGGTCAGTCTCGCCGACGGCATGAGGCCCGGGTGTGTGGCCGATTCCCTGGACGGCGCTCAGGTGCACGAACTGGTCGTCCTGGGAGAACTCGTGAGGCGGGCGAGGGAAGCGGGAGTCCAGATCATGGTAAAGGGGCCGGGTCATGTTCCCCTGAACCACATCGAGGCGACCATGACGCTTCAGAAAAGCCTCTGCAGGGGAGCGCCCTACTTTGTTTTCGGTCCCTTGGTGACCGATATCGCCGCCGGCTACGATCACATCAACGGCGCCATCGGGGGAGCGATAGCGGCATGGGCGGGAGCCGACATCATCTGCTATGTCACGGCCGCCGAACACATCGGCATTCCCGACGTCGCCCAGGTGCGCGAGGGGGTGATCGCCGCACGCATCGGCGCACATGCCGCGGACCTGGCCAGGGGGCTCGAAGGAGCCGCGCAGTGGGACCTGCGACTCTCCCGGGCCAGGAAGGAGCTGGACTGGGAAGCACAGCTTGCCCTGGCCATAGATCCCGAGCGAGCCAGGGAGCTCAGAAGGCAGAGAAGCGAGGAATCTTCTTCTGCCTGCGCCATGTGCGGAAAGTACTGTGCGATGAAAGTGGTGTCCCGGTATTTAGGGACTTCCGAACGATCTTGCTGA
- the cbiM gene encoding cobalt transporter CbiM, giving the protein MHISDGVVPTSVALGGFAVSLAITAWSARKTNPDDLPKIAVVTSAFFVASLIHVPIGPTSVHLLIPGLVGILLGNSAFLSIALGIALQSLLFQFGGITAIGVNAFMMGIPALIAGWIFRMLRGATLARHVFAAAVAGAMGVVLAVLILASLLLTGGEDFLGVAKIAMYAHLPVIVIESAVSAFAVSFLYKVKPDLLNAPFSLPPPG; this is encoded by the coding sequence GTGCATATCTCTGATGGCGTGGTCCCGACTTCAGTCGCGCTGGGAGGGTTTGCCGTGAGCCTTGCCATTACCGCCTGGAGCGCTCGTAAGACAAACCCCGATGATCTGCCCAAAATTGCCGTGGTGACTTCGGCCTTCTTCGTAGCCTCCCTCATACACGTGCCCATCGGTCCGACAAGCGTTCACCTCTTGATTCCGGGGCTTGTGGGCATTCTCCTGGGAAACAGCGCATTCCTTTCCATCGCTCTGGGAATCGCCCTCCAGAGCCTGCTCTTTCAATTCGGCGGAATCACGGCCATTGGGGTCAACGCCTTCATGATGGGAATTCCCGCCCTCATCGCAGGATGGATTTTTCGCATGCTCAGAGGCGCAACCCTCGCCAGGCACGTTTTTGCGGCGGCCGTTGCGGGGGCAATGGGCGTGGTCCTGGCAGTGCTCATCCTGGCTTCCCTTCTCCTGACGGGAGGTGAAGACTTCCTGGGAGTGGCCAAGATCGCCATGTATGCGCATCTGCCTGTCATTGTGATTGAATCCGCCGTTTCCGCCTTCGCGGTTTCCTTCCTCTACAAGGTCAAACCCGATCTGCTGAATGCCCCCTTTTCCCTGCCTCCTCCAGGGTGA
- a CDS encoding AF1514 family protein translates to MESCELPTAGMFDKAIHLRIEEKDLSFERARDAAYKRAHTYSSDPMLLSWFDRKSGTYFPSAVECCGRGEPSWLTYAHARGGDLAIDINDEDYIFVFRAKEGLS, encoded by the coding sequence GTGGAAAGCTGTGAACTGCCGACAGCAGGAATGTTTGACAAGGCGATTCACCTGCGCATCGAGGAAAAAGACCTCTCTTTTGAACGAGCCCGAGATGCTGCCTACAAGCGTGCTCACACTTACAGTTCCGATCCGATGCTGCTCAGCTGGTTTGACAGAAAAAGCGGGACATACTTTCCGAGCGCCGTTGAATGTTGTGGCAGGGGCGAACCCAGTTGGCTTACCTACGCACACGCCCGAGGTGGAGACCTGGCTATAGACATCAATGATGAAGATTACATTTTTGTCTTCAGGGCTAAGGAAGGTTTGAGTTAA
- a CDS encoding flavin reductase family protein, with the protein MTPHKREFAFPGLVVFISTQDEQGVRNVAPYSNLMPILRPTDLVCVASWHKRDTLRNIRKTGEFVLNVPPVEMVKHVIPTAKHYPPETDEFVVAGLTPKASKTVKPPGIEGCLAWMECSLVRQHIEKEYVLIIGKVKRLEMQEDLLDAAGGFDPHKADPLMVLLNNSGMRFVTVKDTGYTEPYGAMFPDGKDRLAHLYK; encoded by the coding sequence ATGACACCGCACAAGAGAGAATTCGCATTTCCGGGCCTTGTGGTCTTCATCTCCACGCAAGACGAGCAAGGTGTGAGAAACGTGGCTCCCTATTCCAACCTCATGCCCATCCTGCGGCCGACCGACTTGGTGTGTGTGGCTTCATGGCACAAACGGGATACACTTCGCAATATTCGAAAGACGGGAGAGTTCGTTTTGAATGTTCCCCCCGTGGAGATGGTGAAGCACGTGATTCCTACCGCAAAGCACTATCCACCTGAGACAGACGAATTTGTGGTGGCGGGGCTGACTCCGAAAGCGTCCAAAACGGTGAAACCACCCGGCATCGAAGGCTGCCTCGCATGGATGGAATGCAGTCTGGTTCGGCAGCACATCGAAAAGGAATATGTCCTCATCATCGGCAAGGTGAAGCGGCTCGAAATGCAGGAAGACCTCCTGGATGCAGCGGGTGGCTTCGACCCTCACAAAGCCGATCCTTTGATGGTCCTGCTGAACAATTCGGGAATGCGGTTCGTGACGGTAAAGGACACGGGTTACACCGAACCTTACGGGGCCATGTTCCCGGACGGCAAAGACAGGTTGGCGCACCTCTACAAATAG
- a CDS encoding ABC transporter ATP-binding protein produces MKELYLDKCLHIDPEKPAERVPGQGEPDTPPLFEIHSLEYHYPDGHPALKGIDLTIHRGDRLALVGQNGSGKTTLIKHLNGLYRPRSGEVLYKGSALTGPHLLEVRRQVGMLFQDPDDQLFCNTLDEDVAFGPRNCGLSRREMEICVENALRKTGLDLLRYKAPHHLSYGQKKRAAFATLLSMDPEVLILDEPTANLDPKQERFFAELLGEFPGTLICISHDLPFLYGLCNRAVVLENGQIHHDFSMRELVAYRAYLREHGLDFSFRMKCCRNDEEESPGELHVHSHVHSPNQFPSLSPEEKAPVGGDDRLPDALIHMSHYSYRYPDGTRGIREIALSILEGESVAVVGENGAGKSTLVSCLAGILEGEGAYFFDGNPVSEKFRKNLWRHVGIAFQDPADQLFCPSCFEEVAFGPKQLRLPSDEWKSRVVESLELVRLSGYENRVPHHLSAGERKRLALAAVLAMRPRVLILDEPTANLDPSSEELFCDILRALPVTKILISHDIHIISLLCERTMVMHQGRLIRDYPTPAFLHDDRLISVNGLDYTLKNACCREILRLQEEAG; encoded by the coding sequence TTGAAAGAACTGTACCTGGATAAGTGTCTGCATATAGACCCAGAGAAGCCGGCAGAACGTGTGCCCGGCCAGGGGGAGCCGGATACGCCTCCCCTCTTTGAAATCCATTCCCTTGAGTACCACTATCCCGATGGACATCCCGCACTGAAGGGGATCGATCTCACCATCCATCGCGGCGACCGCCTTGCTCTCGTAGGACAAAACGGCTCGGGCAAAACGACGCTCATCAAACACTTGAACGGTCTCTACCGCCCCCGAAGCGGAGAGGTGCTCTACAAGGGATCGGCTCTCACCGGCCCTCATCTGCTGGAAGTGCGGCGGCAGGTGGGAATGCTTTTCCAGGACCCCGACGATCAACTCTTTTGCAATACCCTGGACGAAGACGTAGCTTTCGGTCCGAGAAACTGCGGCCTCAGCCGCCGGGAAATGGAAATCTGCGTGGAAAATGCTCTCAGAAAGACGGGGCTCGATCTTCTGCGCTACAAGGCTCCTCACCATTTGAGCTACGGCCAGAAAAAGCGCGCCGCCTTCGCCACTCTTCTTTCCATGGATCCGGAAGTGCTCATTCTGGATGAGCCTACAGCCAATCTCGATCCCAAGCAAGAGCGGTTTTTCGCGGAATTGCTCGGGGAATTTCCCGGCACTCTCATCTGCATCAGCCATGATCTTCCCTTCCTCTACGGGCTCTGTAACCGGGCCGTGGTGCTGGAGAACGGGCAAATCCACCATGACTTCTCCATGCGGGAACTGGTGGCGTATCGAGCCTATCTGAGAGAGCACGGCCTGGATTTTTCCTTCCGTATGAAGTGCTGCCGCAATGACGAGGAGGAATCTCCCGGGGAGCTCCACGTTCATTCCCATGTTCATTCCCCCAACCAATTCCCTTCCCTGTCGCCCGAAGAGAAAGCACCGGTTGGCGGGGATGATCGTTTACCGGACGCTCTCATCCACATGAGCCATTATTCCTATCGGTATCCCGACGGCACCCGGGGGATTCGGGAAATCGCACTCTCCATACTCGAAGGCGAAAGTGTGGCGGTTGTGGGGGAAAACGGCGCCGGCAAATCGACGCTGGTCTCCTGTCTGGCGGGCATCTTGGAGGGAGAAGGCGCCTACTTTTTTGACGGAAATCCCGTTTCCGAAAAGTTCAGAAAAAACCTCTGGCGCCATGTGGGAATAGCGTTTCAAGACCCGGCGGATCAGCTTTTCTGCCCGTCGTGCTTCGAGGAGGTGGCTTTCGGTCCCAAACAATTGCGGCTTCCTTCGGACGAATGGAAGTCCCGGGTGGTGGAGTCCCTGGAACTGGTCCGCCTGTCGGGGTACGAAAACCGGGTGCCCCACCATCTGAGCGCCGGCGAGCGCAAGAGGCTCGCACTGGCTGCGGTTCTTGCCATGCGTCCTCGCGTGCTCATTCTCGATGAGCCCACCGCCAACCTCGATCCCAGCAGCGAAGAGCTCTTTTGCGATATTTTGCGGGCGCTCCCCGTCACCAAGATTCTCATCAGCCATGATATCCACATCATATCCCTTCTCTGCGAAAGGACGATGGTGATGCACCAGGGAAGGCTCATCCGCGACTACCCGACCCCGGCATTCCTGCACGACGACCGCCTCATTTCAGTGAATGGACTGGATTATACGCTCAAAAACGCCTGCTGCAGGGAAATCTTGCGGTTGCAGGAAGAGGCAGGCTGA